ACTTCGCCGCCCTCGATTTCATGATGGCGATAGTCGGTGTGGCTGGAGCGCACCTTGACCTTCTCGATGCCGGGCAGCGGCTGCCGGTATTCACCGCGCAGATCAATGCGGCGGGCGTCCAGGTCCACGTAAGGCGGTGCGTGCTCGCCTTCGCCGTGGTCGTGATCATGGTCATGACCATCCCCATCACAGGACAATTGATCGCCATTGGCCCCGCACCCCTCGAATTCATGGCTGTGACCGGGCAGACCGTAGATGTCGCTGCGGTAGGAGTAGGCCATGCCCAGATAGCCGCGCTCGCCGATCCAGGAAGCACCGACACTGACATTGTCGCTGTCGGCGTAGGTGCCATCGATGTCGGGTACGGTGAAGCCATTCACTTCATAGTCGTCGGCGCGGCGCCGGGAGCCTTCCACGTGCACCGCGAAATGGTCGCCGGCGCGGGCGGTGATGCCGGCGGCACCGGCCTTTTCGTTGGCCACCGTATTGCCACGGGCGGCAACAAAGCCCTCCACCGGACGGTCCGGCATGCGGGTGGGGATCTTGTCGTCCAGGACGTTGACCACGCCGCCGATGGCGCCGCCGCCATAGAGCAGGGTGGACGGGCCACGCAGTACCTCCACCTTGCGGGCGAGCATGGGCTCCACCGTGGTGGCGTGGTCCGGGGAGATATCCGAGGCGTCGAACAGACGGGCACCATCAGACAGCACGCTTACCCGTGGCGCGCCCTGGCCGCGGATCACAGGACGGCTGGAGCCGCCGCCGAAGGTGTCCGAATGAACACCGGGCAACCCCTCCAGTGTGTTGCCGAGGGTGGCGTTGCTGCGCTGGAACAGCAGGCCGTCCTCCAGCAAGCCGAACGACGAGGCGCCGCTGGCGGCGTCCTCGTCAAAAGGCAGGGCGGACACCTGTACCGAATCCAACTGATGGGACGGCTGCCGGGACGCTTGATCATCGGCGTTGTCGTTCTGTTGCGCCGATGCGGGCAGGGCGGTCAGGGTGGCACCGGCCATCAGCCCCAGGGCCAGTGGCAGGGGTAAAGCTTTGCGTCTCATGGACTCTTTTCCTCTATCGAACAGGCACGCGGAGCATGCCTTGGCATGCTGCGAATGTTATATCATAACAAATGCGCTATCGAAACCCGAACCGCTTGAGGCGGCTGCGAAATCGGAGATCAGGTGGACAGAGGTGGGGCGCGGGAAAGGTAGGCGCGCAGATTGGCCTGGGTATGGCCACGGCCCTGCGCCAGCGGGCGCCAGAATGGCTCCGCCGGGGGGTTATGCTGAACCAGCGTGGCGGGCGGCACGGCAATCTGTACCGGCGCGCAGTGCTGGCAATGGGGGGCGGCGGAGGTGCCGCCATCGTCGGGAATGTCGCCGGCCTGGGACGTGGCGGTCGGCAAATGCTCGGTGGTGTGCCAGGCCATCTGCCACTGACCGGCGATCAGCAGCAGGGAGAGTAGCAGGAGACGAACCGGGAAGGCCCTGGCGCTACGGGGACACATGGTCCTCTCCGTTAGCCTTGGGGCCGTTGCTCTGGAAGCCGTTTTGCTGGGGACCATCATGCTGAGCGTCGCCATGCAGCGGGTGCGGCTGGCCTGGTACCGGATCAAAACCGCCGGGATGCCAGGGATGGCATTTGCACAAACGGCGCGCCGCCAGGGCGCTGCCGCGCAAGGCGCCATGGTGCTCCACCGCCTGGCGCGCGTACTCGGAGCAAGTGGGATAGAAACGGCACTGGTTGCCCAGCCAGGGGCTTAAATAGCCCTGGTAGAAACGCAGGCTGGCCAGTAGAACCCGTTTCACGGTGGCGACTCCCAATCAGAATCCGGCCAGCATACCCGAGGAAGATGACATTTGTCTGTCATTTGGCGGCAACACGCAGCACGCAACACGCTTTCACGCTAAACCCTGGCTCTGAAACCGTGGTGTGTTTCCTGTCCCCTGTCAGGAAACACACCATTCCCCTCCGCCACGGGTTTAGCGTGTTGCGTGTCAGCGTGTCAGCCCCTAGTCCCGGCTCCAGCGGGTGCCCTCACGGGTGTCCTCCAGTTGGATGCCGGCGTCCTTGAGCTGGTCGCGGATCTGGTCGGCGCGGGCGAAATCGCGGGCTTTCTTCGCCGCGGTCCGTTCCGCCACCAGGGCGTCGATCTCGTCGTTGGCGAGGCCGTCATCGGCGCTGCCCTGGTTCTGGAACCAGGCCACCGGATCGGATTCCAGTAAGCCCAACAGTCCGGCGCCGGCCAGCAGTTCCGCTTTGAGTACCGGTTTTTCCGGCAGATCCGCCTTGTTCAGCTTCGCCGCCACTGCGTGCAGAGCGCTGATCGCCTCGGCGGTATTGAGATCGTCGCGCAGAGCCAGCAGCACCGGGTGATCCTCCGGCAGACGGTAGCCGGTATCGGGCTCGACCTGTTCGCCGCGTCCCAGCAGGGCGTAGTAAAGGCCGTCCAGGCTCTTGCCGGCCTGATCCAGCACCTCGGCGGAGAAGTTCAGCGGCGAACGGTAGTGGCTGGAGAGCAGCGCGAAACGCAGCACCTCGCCGGCGTATTCCTTCAACAGCTCGCGGACCAGGCGGAAATTGCCCAGGGATTTGGACATCTTTTCGCCATCGATGTTGATGTAGCCGTTGTGCATCCAGTAGCGCACATACTCGGTGCCGTGGGCGCAGCAGCCCTGGGCGATCTCGTTCTCGTGGTGGGGGAAGATCAGATCCTGCCCGCCGCCATGAATATCGATGACATCGCCGAGATGCTTGTGAATCATCGCCGAGCATTCGATGTGCCAGCCCGGCCGGCCGCGTCCCCAGGGCGAATCCCAGCCGGGCTGGTCATCGCTGGACGGTTTCCACAGCACGAAGTCGCCGGGGTGGCGCTTATAGTCCGCCACTTCCACACGTGCGCCGGCGAGCATGTCTTCCAGGTTGCGCCCGGAGAGCTTGCCGTAGTCGGGCATGGATTCCACCGCGAACAGCACATGGCCATCGGCCTCGTAGGCATGCCCCTTGGCGATCAGCGTTTCGATCATGGTGAGCATGTCACCGATGTGATCGGTGGCCTTGGGCACCACGGTGGGAGGCAGGGCGTTGAGCCGCCCCATGTCTTCTTCGAAGGCCGTGGTGAAGCGGGCGGTGAGGGCGCCGATGTCCTCGCCGTTGTCCGCCGCCGCCTTGATGATCTTGTCGTCGATATCGGTGATGTTGCGGGCGTACACCACCTGGGGATAGAGCCTCTGCAGCAGCCGGTAGAGCACATCGAACACCACCACCGGACGGGCGTTGCCGATGTGGACGTAGTTGTACACCGTGGGCCCACACACATAGAGGGTGATGCGGTTCGGGTCCAGCGGGATGAAATCGTCCTTGCGGCCGGTCAGGGTGTTGTGCAGTTTCAGCATGGCTCAGCTATATAACTCGTTGGGATCGATGATCGGGGCGCGGTCGATCACCACCCGATCGCCCTCCACCTTCCAGTAAAAACAGGCGCGGCGGCCGGTATGGCAGGCCGGCCCGGTCTGCTCCACTTTGGCCAGCAGGACGTCGCCGTCGCAGTCCAGCCGCAGTTCCTTGAGATACTGCACCTGCCCGGAACTTTCGCCCTTGCGCCACAGCGTGCCGCGGGAACGGGAGTAGTAGCAGACCCGGCCGGTGCGCACGGTTTCCTCGATCGCCTCCCGGTTCATCCAGGCGAACATCAGAACTTCGCCACTGTCGTGCTGCTGGGCGATCACCGGCACCAGGCCCTGGTCGTTGAAGGCCAGATTATCCAGCGCTTCGCAGAGGGCAACGCTGAAACCTTCCGGCTGTTGTTCGTTGGCTTTGAACATGAGACCTCTTGGGGTCGGACGTCCGACCCGTTCAGATCGGCGCCCGGGTGTCCCGATGCAGTTGTTCCACCGCCTCGTCCAGATCCACGGTATCCGTGGCCTGGGAGCCCAGACGGCGTACCGCCACCTGATTCTGCTCGGCTTCCTTCTCGCCGACCACCCAGATCACCGGCACCTTGGCGCGGGAATGCTCGCGCACCTTGAAGCCGATCTTCTCGTTGCGGGTATCCAGTTCCGCCGGAATACCGCGCGCCTTGAGCTGCTCGACCACCCCGGCGGCGTAGTCATCCACCGCGTTGGTAATGGTGGCCACCACCACCGGCACCGGCGCCATCCATAATGGCAGATGACCGGCGGTGGACTCGATCAGAATGCCCAGGAAGCGTTCCAGCGACCCCAGCACCGCCCGGTGCAGCATCACCGGACGCTGGCGGCTGCCGTCCTCGGCCACATATTCGGCGTCCAGACGCTCGGGCAACACGAAGTCCACCTGCAGGGTGCCGCACTGCCAGTCACGACCGATGGCGTCACGCAGTACGAACTCCAGTTTCGGGCCGTAGAAGGCACCTTCGCCGGGGTTCAGTTCGCACTCCAGGCCCAGGGATTCCACCGCCTCGCGCAGAGCGCCCTCGGCGCGGTCCCAGGTTTCATCGGAACCGGCGCGGTTGTCCGGCCGGTCGGAGAACTTGATGCGGAAGCTGTCGAAACCGAAATCCTGGTAAACCTCGCGCAACATGGTGATGAAGGCGGCGGTTTCCTCGTTGATCTGGCCCTCGGTACAGAAGATGTGGGCGTCGTCCTGGCTGAAGGAGCGCGCCCGCATCAGACCGTGCAAGGCACCATGGGCCTCGTTACGGAACAGAGCGGTGAACTCGCCCATGCGGATCGGCAGGTCCCGGTAGCTCTTGATGCCCTGGTTGAAGATCTGCACGTGGCCGGGGCAGTTCATCGGCTTGATCGCCATTTCCCGGTGATCATGGGTGCAGACGGTGAACATGTCGTCGCTGTATTTGTCCCAGTGTCCGGACTGCTCCCAAAGCACGCGGTCCATCATCTGCGGGGTGGACACCTCGGAGTAGTCGTACTTCTCCATCTTGGCGCGAATGTAGTTTTCCAGGTTCTTGCGCAGGCGCCAGCCGCGCGGGTGCCAGAACATGCTGCCCACGGCTTCCTGCTGGATATGGAACAGGTCCATTTCCCGGGCCAGTTTGCGGTGGTCGCGCTTTTCAGCCTCTTCCAACTGCTTGAGGTAGGCGTTGAGCTCTTTCTTGTCGCGCCAGGCGGTGCCGTAGATCCGCTGCAACTGGGCGTTGTCGGCGTTGCCGCGCCAGTAGGCGCCGGCCACTTTCATCAGCTTGAAGCCGTCGCCGAGCTTGCTGGTGGAGGGCAAATGCGGGCCCCGGCACAGGTCGATGAACTCACCCTGGCGATACAGCGAGACTTCCTCGCCCTCGGGCAGATCGCGAATGATCTCCGCTTTGAATTCCTCGCCCTGATCCAGGAAGAAGCGGATCGCCTCGTCCCGGTCCCAGACCTCGCGGCGGATCTCCTCGTTGCGCCGCATGATCTCCTGCATGCGCTTTTCGATGGCGACCAGGTCTTCCGGGGTGAACGCGGTCTCCCGGTGGAAGTCGTAATAAAAGCCGTTCTCGATGGTCGGCCCGATGGTGACCTGGGTTTCCGGAAACAGCTCCTGCACGGCTTCGGCCATGACATGGGCGGCATCGTGACGGATCAGCTCCAGAGCATCCTCATGGTCGCGGGTGATGATTTCCACTTCCGTGCCGTCGGTGAGGGGCAGGTAGACGTCGGTGAGATGGCCGTTGGCCTTCACCGCCAGCGCCTGTTTGGCGAGTTTCTTGCTGATCCGCCCGGCGATCTCCAGGGCGGAGGCCGGTTGATCAAACTCCAGGGTTGCCCCGTCGGGCAGTCGATAGCTCACACTCATGGGTGACACGGAATCCAAAGCAAATGAAGCAGGCGGATGTGGAAAGCAGGCCCGGTGCGGGGGCACGGGTTTGCGTCCCGGAACCGACGGATGGTAGGCAATCGCCGCGGCGGCTTCAAGCGCCAAGCCATGACAGCAGCCTTATGACGTGGTTTGCTTGGCAAATAACGACGAGGAAACGGCATGCCCCAACTGCACAGGATCGGAGATCAGCTGATGCCGCTGCTGCGGGTGGCACGGCGCATCAATGAGCAAAGAGACGTGGCCACACTGGCGCAAACCATTGTCGCCGAGGCGCGCGCCCTGTGCCGCGCGGAGGCCGGCGCCCTCTGGCTGTACCGGGGCGACGGCGGTGGTGAACGCCTGGTCTGCATGGTGCGGCAAGGGGAAGGCGGCATCGGCGTGACGGACGAGGTCGAAGTGCCCCTGGCCTGGTCCGGGCGCCCGGTGGTGCGGGTGGCGAAAGAAAGAGAAACCCTGTTGCTGGCGTCCGGGCTGGGGCTGGCGGAAGAGGACCGGGCATTGTGGGTGCCGGATCTGGTGACGGAGGTGTCCGCACAACTGCTGGTGCCGCTGCCCAACCATGATGGTGAGGTGGTGGGTGTGGTGCAGTTGATCAATGCCCGTGACGACCAGGGCCACCGACTGGCGTTCTCCCGGCGCCAGCGCGTGGTGGCGGAGGCCTTGGCCGGCTACGCCGGCATCGCCTTGAATAATCTGCTGGTGGTGGCGGAGATGAAGGATCTGCTGGACGCCTTCGTCAAAGTCATCGCCCAGGCCATTGACGCCAAGAGCCCGCACACCAGCGCCCATTGCCAGCGGGTCCCCCTGCTGACCGAATTGCTGGCTCGTGCCGCCTGCCAGGATCACGGCACCTTCGCTGACTTCGATCTGGACGAGGACGGCTGGTACGAACTGAGAGTGGCGGCCTGGCTGCACGACTGCGGCAAGCTGGCGACACCGGACTCAGTGCTGGAGAAATCCACCAAACTGCAGGCCCTGCATGACCGCATTGACATGGTCGCCGCTCGTTTCGCGGTGCTGCGGGCGGAGTTGGTGGCGGACTTCGCCGAGCGGGAACGGGCGGAACCGGAGCGGACCGCGGCGCTGGCGGAGGAAAGAGAGCGGGCGCTGGCGGAGCTGGAAGCGGATCTGGCGTTGTTGCAGCGGGTCAACCTGGGCGGGGAAACCATGGCCCGGGAGGATCAGGAACGGGTCCGGGCGATGGCCGGGCGCACCTGGACCGATGCGCAAGGGCGGTTACAGCCGCTGTTGAGCGACGACGAGGTGAACAATCTGTGCATCCCCAAGGGCACGCTGACCGAGGACGAGCGGGCGGTCATCAACGGGCACATGGACGTGACCCTGGCGATGCTGGAATCGCTGCCGTTTCCGCGCAAGCTGCGGCGAGTGCCGGAATACGCCGGCGGTCACCACGAACGCATGGACGGCACCGGCTTCCCCCGCGGTCTGACCCGCGAACAAATGTCGATCCCGGCGCGGATCATGGCCATCGCCGATATCTTCGAGGCGCTGACCTCCCGGGAGCGGCCCTACAAGCCACCGCTGAAGCTGTCGGAAGCGCTGGCGATCATGCGCCAGATGCGCGACGACCAGCACCTGGACCCGGACCTTTACCGGCTGTTCCTCGACGCCGGCGTCTGGCGCCAATACGCCCTCGAGGCCCTCGACCCGGAACAACGGGATGTGGAGGAAGTGGGAAGATACTACTGAATCAGTTGACAGTTGATAGTGGACAGTTGACAGCGAAAAGAAAAAGATCGCGGAACAGTCTGATTCTTAGCCGCTTGCTTGCAAGCGAATATTGTCAAAGGCTTGAGTGACATCATTCGCTTGCAAGCAAGCTTCCCACAGCAGT
This sequence is a window from Alloalcanivorax dieselolei B5. Protein-coding genes within it:
- the yidD gene encoding membrane protein insertion efficiency factor YidD; protein product: MKRVLLASLRFYQGYLSPWLGNQCRFYPTCSEYARQAVEHHGALRGSALAARRLCKCHPWHPGGFDPVPGQPHPLHGDAQHDGPQQNGFQSNGPKANGEDHVSP
- a CDS encoding HD-GYP domain-containing protein; the encoded protein is MPQLHRIGDQLMPLLRVARRINEQRDVATLAQTIVAEARALCRAEAGALWLYRGDGGGERLVCMVRQGEGGIGVTDEVEVPLAWSGRPVVRVAKERETLLLASGLGLAEEDRALWVPDLVTEVSAQLLVPLPNHDGEVVGVVQLINARDDQGHRLAFSRRQRVVAEALAGYAGIALNNLLVVAEMKDLLDAFVKVIAQAIDAKSPHTSAHCQRVPLLTELLARAACQDHGTFADFDLDEDGWYELRVAAWLHDCGKLATPDSVLEKSTKLQALHDRIDMVAARFAVLRAELVADFAERERAEPERTAALAEERERALAELEADLALLQRVNLGGETMAREDQERVRAMAGRTWTDAQGRLQPLLSDDEVNNLCIPKGTLTEDERAVINGHMDVTLAMLESLPFPRKLRRVPEYAGGHHERMDGTGFPRGLTREQMSIPARIMAIADIFEALTSRERPYKPPLKLSEALAIMRQMRDDQHLDPDLYRLFLDAGVWRQYALEALDPEQRDVEEVGRYY
- the cysS gene encoding cysteine--tRNA ligase, which translates into the protein MLKLHNTLTGRKDDFIPLDPNRITLYVCGPTVYNYVHIGNARPVVVFDVLYRLLQRLYPQVVYARNITDIDDKIIKAAADNGEDIGALTARFTTAFEEDMGRLNALPPTVVPKATDHIGDMLTMIETLIAKGHAYEADGHVLFAVESMPDYGKLSGRNLEDMLAGARVEVADYKRHPGDFVLWKPSSDDQPGWDSPWGRGRPGWHIECSAMIHKHLGDVIDIHGGGQDLIFPHHENEIAQGCCAHGTEYVRYWMHNGYINIDGEKMSKSLGNFRLVRELLKEYAGEVLRFALLSSHYRSPLNFSAEVLDQAGKSLDGLYYALLGRGEQVEPDTGYRLPEDHPVLLALRDDLNTAEAISALHAVAAKLNKADLPEKPVLKAELLAGAGLLGLLESDPVAWFQNQGSADDGLANDEIDALVAERTAAKKARDFARADQIRDQLKDAGIQLEDTREGTRWSRD
- the hisI gene encoding phosphoribosyl-AMP cyclohydrolase; its protein translation is MFKANEQQPEGFSVALCEALDNLAFNDQGLVPVIAQQHDSGEVLMFAWMNREAIEETVRTGRVCYYSRSRGTLWRKGESSGQVQYLKELRLDCDGDVLLAKVEQTGPACHTGRRACFYWKVEGDRVVIDRAPIIDPNELYS
- the thrS gene encoding threonine--tRNA ligase — encoded protein: MSVSYRLPDGATLEFDQPASALEIAGRISKKLAKQALAVKANGHLTDVYLPLTDGTEVEIITRDHEDALELIRHDAAHVMAEAVQELFPETQVTIGPTIENGFYYDFHRETAFTPEDLVAIEKRMQEIMRRNEEIRREVWDRDEAIRFFLDQGEEFKAEIIRDLPEGEEVSLYRQGEFIDLCRGPHLPSTSKLGDGFKLMKVAGAYWRGNADNAQLQRIYGTAWRDKKELNAYLKQLEEAEKRDHRKLAREMDLFHIQQEAVGSMFWHPRGWRLRKNLENYIRAKMEKYDYSEVSTPQMMDRVLWEQSGHWDKYSDDMFTVCTHDHREMAIKPMNCPGHVQIFNQGIKSYRDLPIRMGEFTALFRNEAHGALHGLMRARSFSQDDAHIFCTEGQINEETAAFITMLREVYQDFGFDSFRIKFSDRPDNRAGSDETWDRAEGALREAVESLGLECELNPGEGAFYGPKLEFVLRDAIGRDWQCGTLQVDFVLPERLDAEYVAEDGSRQRPVMLHRAVLGSLERFLGILIESTAGHLPLWMAPVPVVVATITNAVDDYAAGVVEQLKARGIPAELDTRNEKIGFKVREHSRAKVPVIWVVGEKEAEQNQVAVRRLGSQATDTVDLDEAVEQLHRDTRAPI